From Kineosporia corallincola, one genomic window encodes:
- a CDS encoding ABC transporter ATP-binding protein, translating into MVKRDAGEKRPGTLLRGIRVIGIGIRQEPAIFSVAVLMSALYGAGTAGSGWVLGRVTDRVLAPAFERGGISGRDLTLTGLALAGVAVLTAVGVVGRRVAAGLTSFRLMARYRRLLTRQYLRLPLEWHHRHPAGVLLSNANADVEATWQVFAPLPMAIGVVVMLLVASVAMVLADPVLGAVGLLVLPWVVVLNAVYQRYMSPAVTHAQAERGEVSSVAHESLEAAAVVKSLGREASETERFAVTAARLRHANVRAGRLRAAFDPLMEAIPTLGTLSVLAVGAWRVRGGHADTGDVVQVAYLLSLVAFPLRSMGWVLGEIPRTVVGWERTSAVLAETDAMPYGSVAPAAGGAVAVGLEEVAYAYTDEAGEHYEVLHDVDLTVRPGTTLALVGPTGSGKSTLATLLVRLVDPAKGVVRLDGHDARDLRAGGVAELAALVPQGTFVFNDTVRDNITLGDARYSDDDVWRALGVARADGFVKHLPHGLDTVIGERGADLSGGQRQRLALARALVRRPRLLVLDDATSAIDPRIEAEILAGLGGLSGDDTGDDSGDDSGDDSGHGSGRGSGVTVVVIAYRRATIALADEVAYLENGRIADRGTHAELLTRSAGYRRLVTAYDHDDEDPERPDDLAAGLVAAGLDEEDENDLTEMTRR; encoded by the coding sequence GTGGTGAAGCGGGACGCGGGTGAGAAACGGCCGGGCACGCTGCTGCGCGGGATCCGGGTGATCGGCATCGGCATCCGGCAGGAGCCGGCGATCTTCTCGGTCGCCGTGCTGATGTCGGCGCTGTACGGCGCGGGCACGGCTGGCAGTGGCTGGGTGCTGGGCCGGGTCACCGACCGGGTGCTGGCCCCGGCGTTCGAGCGGGGCGGCATCAGCGGGCGTGACCTCACCCTGACCGGCCTGGCCCTGGCCGGGGTCGCGGTGCTCACCGCGGTCGGTGTGGTAGGCCGGCGGGTGGCGGCCGGGCTCACCTCGTTCCGGCTGATGGCGCGCTACCGCCGCCTGCTCACCCGGCAGTACCTGCGGCTGCCCCTGGAGTGGCACCACCGGCACCCGGCCGGGGTGCTGCTGTCCAACGCGAACGCCGACGTCGAGGCCACCTGGCAGGTGTTCGCACCGCTGCCGATGGCGATCGGTGTGGTGGTCATGCTGCTCGTCGCCTCGGTGGCGATGGTGCTGGCCGACCCGGTGCTCGGCGCGGTCGGGCTGCTGGTGCTGCCCTGGGTGGTCGTGCTGAACGCCGTCTACCAGCGCTACATGTCGCCCGCGGTCACCCATGCGCAGGCCGAGCGCGGCGAGGTGTCCAGCGTCGCGCACGAGAGCCTCGAGGCCGCGGCCGTGGTCAAGAGCCTGGGCCGGGAGGCGTCCGAGACCGAGCGGTTCGCGGTCACCGCGGCCCGGCTGCGCCACGCCAACGTGCGGGCCGGGCGGCTGCGCGCCGCCTTCGACCCGCTGATGGAGGCCATCCCCACGCTCGGCACGCTGAGCGTGCTCGCGGTCGGCGCCTGGCGGGTGCGCGGCGGCCACGCCGACACCGGCGACGTGGTGCAGGTGGCCTACCTGCTCAGCCTGGTCGCGTTCCCGCTGCGCTCGATGGGCTGGGTGCTGGGCGAGATCCCGCGCACCGTGGTCGGCTGGGAACGCACCAGCGCCGTGCTGGCCGAGACCGACGCCATGCCCTATGGCTCGGTGGCCCCGGCCGCCGGCGGTGCGGTCGCGGTCGGGCTGGAAGAGGTGGCCTACGCCTACACCGACGAGGCCGGCGAGCACTACGAGGTGCTGCACGACGTCGATCTGACCGTGCGGCCCGGCACCACGCTGGCACTGGTCGGGCCCACCGGCTCGGGCAAGTCCACACTGGCCACGCTGCTGGTGCGGCTGGTCGACCCGGCCAAGGGTGTGGTCCGGCTGGACGGCCACGACGCCCGCGACCTGCGTGCCGGGGGTGTGGCCGAGCTGGCCGCGCTGGTGCCGCAGGGCACCTTCGTGTTCAACGACACGGTGCGCGACAACATCACCCTGGGCGATGCCCGTTACAGCGACGACGACGTCTGGCGGGCGCTCGGTGTGGCCCGGGCGGACGGGTTCGTGAAACACCTTCCGCACGGCCTGGACACGGTGATCGGCGAGCGCGGGGCCGACCTGTCCGGCGGGCAGCGGCAGCGTCTGGCCCTGGCCCGGGCTCTGGTGCGGCGGCCCCGGCTGCTGGTGCTCGACGACGCCACGTCGGCCATCGACCCGCGTATCGAGGCGGAGATCCTGGCCGGGCTGGGAGGCCTGTCGGGCGATGACACCGGTGACGACTCCGGCGATGACTCAGGTGACGACTCCGGTCACGGCTCAGGTCGCGGCTCAGGCGTGACCGTGGTGGTGATCGCCTACCGGCGGGCCACCATCGCGCTCGCCGACGAGGTGGCCTACCTGGAGAACGGCCGGATCGCCGACCGCGGCACCCATGCCGAACTGCTGACGCGCAGCGCCGGCTACCGGCGGCTGGTCACGGCCTACGACCACGACGACGAGGATCCGGAGCGCCCGGACGACCTCGCTGCCGGACTGGTGGCGGCGGGCCTCGACGAGGAAGACGAGAACGACCTGACGGAGATGACGCGGCGATGA
- a CDS encoding TIGR03085 family metal-binding protein: MPSHSAAERQALADALTEAGPGAPTLCSGWTTTDLAAHLVLREGRPHVRLAGGIAPLKSWAAQQEQDHTARPYADLVATFRNGPPRVSPFGLPGVDERANLLEHFVHCEDVRRAVPDWQPRELPGERQAAFWKTISGVFGKLMLRRADMPVSLQVPGGQPTEMRKGVGGVVLTGEPGEIAMYLFGRKDHARVQIIGSEEQVARFRAAPMRT, translated from the coding sequence ATGCCCTCGCATTCCGCAGCGGAACGGCAGGCTCTCGCCGACGCCCTCACCGAGGCCGGTCCCGGCGCTCCGACCCTGTGTTCCGGCTGGACCACCACCGACCTGGCCGCCCATCTCGTCCTCCGGGAGGGCCGCCCGCACGTGCGGCTGGCCGGAGGGATCGCCCCGCTGAAGAGCTGGGCCGCGCAGCAGGAGCAGGACCACACCGCACGTCCCTACGCCGACCTGGTCGCCACCTTCCGCAACGGCCCGCCGCGGGTGTCACCGTTCGGGCTGCCGGGCGTGGACGAGCGGGCCAACCTGCTGGAGCACTTCGTGCACTGCGAGGACGTGCGCCGGGCGGTGCCGGACTGGCAGCCGCGCGAGCTGCCCGGCGAGCGGCAGGCGGCGTTCTGGAAGACGATCAGCGGTGTCTTCGGCAAGCTGATGCTGCGCCGGGCCGACATGCCCGTCAGCCTCCAGGTGCCGGGCGGTCAGCCCACCGAGATGCGTAAGGGCGTCGGGGGCGTGGTGCTGACCGGCGAGCCGGGCGAGATCGCGATGTACCTGTTCGGCCGCAAGGACCACGCCCGGGTGCAGATCATCGGCTCCGAGGAGCAGGTCGCCCGGTTCCGCGCGGCCCCCATGCGCACCTGA
- the hisF gene encoding imidazole glycerol phosphate synthase subunit HisF: MPVAVRVIPCLDVDAGRVVKGVNFEGLRDAGDPVELAARYDAEGADELTFLDVTASSSGRETMYDVVSRTAEQVFIPLTVGGGVRSVDDVDRLLRAGADKVGVNTAAIQRPELIAEVAHRFGAQVLTLSVDARRCPPGTHTASGFEVTTHGGRKGTGIDAVDWAARGAELGAGEILLNSMDADGTKAGFDLELLRLVRDEVGVPLIASGGAGAVEHFPPAVAAGADAVLAASVFHFGQLTIGDVKDALRAAGTAVR; this comes from the coding sequence GTGCCGGTTGCCGTACGAGTCATCCCCTGCCTGGACGTCGACGCCGGGCGCGTCGTCAAGGGCGTCAACTTCGAGGGCCTGAGAGACGCCGGTGACCCGGTCGAGCTCGCCGCCCGCTACGACGCGGAGGGCGCCGACGAGCTGACCTTCCTCGACGTCACCGCCTCGTCCTCGGGGCGCGAGACGATGTACGACGTGGTGTCCCGCACCGCCGAGCAGGTCTTCATTCCGCTCACCGTGGGTGGTGGCGTGCGCTCGGTCGACGACGTGGACCGGCTGCTGCGCGCCGGGGCCGACAAGGTCGGCGTGAACACCGCGGCGATCCAGCGGCCCGAGCTGATCGCCGAGGTCGCGCACCGCTTCGGCGCCCAGGTGCTGACGCTGTCGGTGGACGCCCGGCGCTGCCCGCCGGGCACGCACACGGCCTCCGGTTTCGAGGTGACCACGCACGGCGGGCGCAAGGGCACCGGCATCGACGCGGTCGACTGGGCCGCGCGCGGCGCCGAGCTGGGCGCCGGCGAGATCCTGCTGAACTCGATGGACGCCGACGGCACCAAGGCCGGGTTCGACCTGGAGCTGCTGCGTCTGGTGCGCGACGAGGTGGGCGTGCCGCTGATCGCCAGCGGCGGGGCCGGCGCGGTGGAGCACTTCCCGCCGGCCGTCGCGGCCGGTGCCGACGCGGTGCTGGCCGCCAGCGTGTTCCACTTCGGCCAGCTGACCATCGGTGACGTGAAGGACGCGTTGCGGGCAGCGGGCACCGCCGTCCGCTGA
- a CDS encoding uridine kinase, whose translation MIPGSRLWSQQVADHVLRLADHARARRPAGAATTVLAVDGPSGAGKSTLADELFTALGPGLAALVRMEDLYPGWDGLEAATVRLATEVLPPLLRGEPARYARWDWTADRYGPIQDLVPVKEVTIAEGVGAGALLAAPMVSALIVVDAPEQVRHDRAMARDGEGYRPHWQRWAAQEQRYFRSDAPAGRADLLLLPGSVQARGLR comes from the coding sequence GTGATCCCCGGCTCCCGGCTGTGGTCGCAGCAGGTCGCCGACCACGTGCTGCGACTGGCCGACCACGCCCGGGCACGGCGCCCGGCCGGCGCGGCCACCACGGTGCTGGCCGTCGACGGGCCCAGCGGGGCCGGCAAGTCGACGCTCGCCGACGAGCTGTTCACCGCCCTGGGCCCTGGTCTGGCCGCCCTGGTGCGGATGGAGGATCTGTACCCCGGCTGGGACGGGCTCGAGGCCGCCACCGTCCGCCTGGCCACCGAGGTGCTGCCGCCGCTGCTGCGCGGCGAGCCGGCCCGGTACGCCCGCTGGGACTGGACCGCCGACCGCTACGGCCCGATTCAGGACCTTGTGCCCGTGAAAGAGGTGACCATTGCCGAGGGTGTCGGCGCGGGCGCCCTGCTGGCCGCCCCGATGGTGTCGGCGCTGATCGTCGTGGACGCCCCTGAACAGGTCAGACATGATCGTGCGATGGCCCGGGACGGGGAGGGCTATCGGCCCCACTGGCAACGCTGGGCGGCCCAGGAACAACGCTATTTCCGCAGCGACGCACCGGCCGGCCGGGCAGACCTGCTGCTCCTTCCAGGTTCTGTCCAGGCTCGCGGTCTACGCTGA
- a CDS encoding DoxX family protein: protein MRVEKSSGFLTDGRRQWVGLVLRLLAGGVFLYTGWAKLQDIDDTIRSVRNYQLLPEAVVPTVGTALPVVELIVGVLLVAGVLTKVVSVVTGLISLAFFVGVASAWARGLQIECGCFGNSGFTSNPVPGYVRELVLNGAIMLACVWLFRRGAGRFSLDTALGLTVTDPGPAAGDADLADIDADEIDDPEDTPAAPRQT, encoded by the coding sequence ATGCGGGTCGAGAAATCTTCGGGGTTCCTGACGGACGGGCGACGACAGTGGGTCGGCCTGGTGCTGCGGCTGCTCGCCGGTGGGGTGTTCCTCTACACCGGCTGGGCCAAGCTCCAGGACATCGACGACACCATCCGCTCGGTGCGCAACTACCAGTTGCTGCCCGAGGCGGTCGTGCCCACGGTCGGCACCGCGCTGCCGGTGGTCGAGCTGATCGTCGGTGTGCTGCTGGTGGCCGGCGTGCTGACCAAGGTGGTCTCGGTGGTGACCGGGCTGATCAGCCTGGCGTTCTTCGTCGGCGTGGCCTCGGCCTGGGCGCGCGGCCTCCAGATCGAGTGCGGCTGCTTCGGCAACAGCGGGTTCACCAGCAACCCGGTGCCCGGATACGTGCGTGAGCTGGTGCTGAACGGCGCGATCATGCTCGCCTGCGTGTGGTTGTTCCGCCGCGGTGCGGGCCGGTTCTCACTGGACACCGCGCTCGGGCTGACCGTGACCGACCCGGGCCCGGCCGCCGGTGACGCGGACCTCGCCGACATCGACGCGGACGAGATCGACGACCCCGAGGACACCCCGGCCGCCCCGCGGCAGACGTAG
- a CDS encoding DsbA family protein: MASGRSTRDARQAKVAEMRAQAAKAEARRRNLLISGIVAALAVVIVVGFVVVQNASRDDKSVSDATPANIGTDNSIVDGEDSAPVKVVVYEDFQCPYCAQFEAANREQLAQYVKDGDVQVQYRPIAFLDRASTDDYSTRSLNAVAAVVNSSPDAFLEFHNLLFENQPEEGGAGLTDDQLVDYAVQAGADEATVKTAVDDMTYEGWTADVTDAASQAGVSGTPTVKINDTALESLDAASLKTAVDKALAAAK, encoded by the coding sequence ATGGCGAGCGGACGCTCGACCCGGGATGCGCGTCAGGCGAAGGTCGCCGAGATGCGCGCCCAGGCCGCCAAGGCCGAGGCCAGGCGGCGCAACCTGCTGATCAGCGGCATCGTGGCAGCACTGGCGGTGGTGATCGTCGTCGGCTTCGTGGTGGTGCAGAACGCCAGCCGCGACGACAAGTCCGTCTCCGACGCCACCCCGGCGAACATCGGCACGGACAACTCGATCGTCGACGGCGAGGACAGCGCGCCGGTCAAGGTCGTCGTCTACGAGGACTTCCAGTGCCCGTACTGCGCGCAGTTCGAGGCCGCCAACCGGGAACAGCTCGCCCAGTACGTCAAGGACGGCGACGTGCAGGTGCAGTACCGGCCGATCGCGTTCCTCGACCGCGCCTCCACCGACGACTACTCCACCCGTTCGCTGAACGCGGTGGCGGCGGTCGTGAACTCCTCCCCCGACGCGTTCCTGGAGTTCCACAACCTGCTCTTCGAGAACCAGCCCGAAGAGGGTGGCGCCGGCCTGACCGACGACCAGCTGGTGGACTACGCCGTGCAGGCCGGGGCGGACGAGGCGACGGTGAAGACGGCCGTGGACGACATGACCTACGAGGGCTGGACCGCCGACGTCACCGACGCGGCCTCCCAGGCGGGCGTCTCCGGCACCCCGACGGTCAAGATCAACGACACCGCCCTGGAGAGCCTGGACGCGGCGTCGCTGAAGACCGCCGTGGACAAGGCGCTGGCGGCAGCCAAGTAA
- a CDS encoding SelT/SelW/SelH family protein, which translates to MARVSVTYCTQCNWLLRAAWVAQELLQTFGTELDEVALVPGTGGVFRVHVGETLVWDRKQDGGSPDIVEVKRRVRDLAAPGHDLGHADRKKN; encoded by the coding sequence ATGGCGAGGGTCTCGGTCACCTACTGCACGCAGTGCAACTGGCTGCTGCGTGCGGCCTGGGTGGCGCAGGAACTGCTCCAGACGTTCGGCACCGAGCTGGACGAGGTGGCGCTGGTGCCGGGCACCGGTGGGGTGTTCCGCGTGCACGTGGGCGAGACGCTGGTGTGGGACCGCAAGCAGGACGGCGGGTCTCCCGACATCGTCGAGGTGAAGCGCCGGGTGCGGGATCTCGCCGCACCCGGTCACGACCTCGGTCACGCCGACCGGAAGAAGAACTAG
- a CDS encoding PH domain-containing protein: protein MSSRDQAVADLHRPFVSRRGRIMAWAGGIGQALALTACALLLPWSGPNVVGIKDRIGMLVVAAIIGWALSRFGGVRADPSAEGLVVRNLLITRNLSWAEIEGLHFSGGDPWVTLATADGDPVAVMAVQRADGEPARAEAERLATLIAYHHRSA from the coding sequence GTGTCGTCCCGCGATCAGGCCGTCGCCGACCTGCACCGCCCGTTCGTCTCCCGGCGCGGCCGGATCATGGCCTGGGCCGGGGGGATCGGGCAGGCACTGGCGCTGACCGCCTGCGCACTGCTGCTTCCCTGGTCCGGGCCGAACGTGGTGGGCATCAAGGACCGGATCGGGATGCTGGTGGTCGCCGCGATCATCGGCTGGGCGCTGAGCCGGTTCGGCGGGGTGCGGGCCGATCCGTCGGCCGAGGGCCTGGTGGTGCGCAACCTGCTGATCACCCGGAACCTGAGCTGGGCCGAGATCGAGGGACTGCACTTCTCCGGCGGTGACCCGTGGGTCACGCTGGCCACCGCTGACGGCGACCCGGTGGCAGTGATGGCCGTGCAGAGGGCCGACGGTGAGCCGGCCCGGGCCGAGGCGGAGCGGCTGGCCACGCTGATCGCGTACCACCACCGCTCCGCCTGA
- a CDS encoding phosphoribosyl-ATP diphosphatase, with amino-acid sequence MKTFEALFAELTQRAETRPEGSGTVAALDAGVHAIGKKVVEEAAEVWMAAEYESNEAAAEEISQLLYHLQVMMIAKGISLDDVYKHL; translated from the coding sequence GTGAAGACGTTCGAGGCCCTGTTCGCCGAGTTGACCCAGCGCGCCGAGACCCGACCGGAGGGCTCCGGCACGGTCGCCGCCCTCGACGCCGGGGTGCACGCCATCGGCAAGAAGGTGGTCGAGGAGGCCGCCGAGGTGTGGATGGCCGCGGAGTACGAGTCGAACGAGGCCGCCGCGGAAGAGATCTCGCAGCTGCTCTACCACCTCCAGGTGATGATGATCGCCAAGGGCATCAGCCTCGACGACGTGTACAAGCACCTGTGA
- the ribH gene encoding 6,7-dimethyl-8-ribityllumazine synthase → MSGEGAPTITVEGGSQLRVGLAHAGWHEQVMNGLLDGARRGLADAGVKDVVEVAVPGSFELPVAAARLAAAGVDAVIALGVVIRGGTPHFDYVCEAATNGLTDVSVRTGVPVGFGVLTCDDERQALDRAGLPGSREDKGHEAATAAVAAALVLKNLPLPV, encoded by the coding sequence ATGAGTGGCGAGGGCGCGCCCACGATCACGGTGGAGGGTGGCTCGCAGCTGCGGGTCGGGCTGGCACACGCGGGCTGGCACGAGCAGGTGATGAACGGGCTGCTCGACGGCGCTCGCCGGGGTCTGGCCGACGCCGGGGTGAAGGACGTGGTCGAGGTGGCGGTGCCGGGCAGCTTCGAGCTGCCGGTGGCGGCCGCCCGGCTGGCCGCCGCCGGCGTCGACGCGGTGATCGCGCTCGGAGTGGTGATCCGGGGCGGCACACCGCATTTCGACTACGTCTGCGAGGCCGCCACGAACGGTCTGACCGACGTCAGCGTGCGCACCGGGGTGCCGGTCGGGTTCGGGGTGCTCACCTGCGACGACGAGCGGCAGGCCCTGGACCGGGCCGGTCTGCCCGGCTCCCGGGAGGACAAGGGGCACGAGGCCGCCACCGCCGCGGTGGCCGCCGCACTGGTGCTGAAAAACCTGCCGCTGCCGGTGTGA
- a CDS encoding bifunctional 3,4-dihydroxy-2-butanone-4-phosphate synthase/GTP cyclohydrolase II, giving the protein MSDLRVHAQTIWDGPALDLDPVEKAVEALRSGLPVLVVDDADRENEGDVIMAAVNASPEWVGWTIRHTSGVLCAPMYDDRADALQLPHMVERNQESLRTAYTVSVDARSGISTGISAADRSVTLRLLADGLTVPEDLVRPGHVFPLRARPGGVLERRGHTEAAVDLCVLAGLPPVGVLAEVVEDAGPVTRLPGLRALADTHGLPLISIEDLVAYRERHPGAVPEGPAGTPPRVRRVATSLLPTDHGDFRALAYRDMLTGHEHVALVAGEPAAAGALVRVHSECLTGDAFGSRRCDCGPQLDAAMDRVAAEGGVVIYLRGHEGRGIGLLAKLTAYQLQDSGLDTVAANTAQGLPADAREYGAAAAVLDDLGLDSIRLLTNNPAKLTGLAEHGVTVTERIGLQVGVNRHNQAYLTSKRDLMGHQLDDLNNDTAGGRR; this is encoded by the coding sequence ATGAGCGACCTGCGGGTGCACGCGCAGACGATCTGGGACGGGCCCGCCCTCGACCTCGACCCGGTCGAGAAGGCCGTTGAGGCACTGCGTTCCGGGTTGCCCGTGCTGGTCGTGGACGATGCCGACCGGGAGAACGAGGGCGACGTGATCATGGCCGCCGTCAACGCCTCCCCGGAATGGGTGGGCTGGACGATCCGGCACACCTCCGGCGTGCTCTGCGCCCCGATGTACGACGACCGCGCGGACGCCCTCCAGCTGCCGCACATGGTCGAGCGCAACCAGGAGTCGCTGCGCACGGCCTACACCGTGTCCGTCGACGCCCGCTCCGGCATCTCGACCGGGATCAGCGCGGCCGATCGCTCGGTCACCCTGCGGCTGCTGGCCGACGGCCTGACCGTGCCGGAAGACCTGGTGCGCCCCGGCCACGTGTTCCCGCTGCGGGCCCGGCCGGGCGGGGTGCTGGAACGCCGTGGCCACACCGAGGCCGCCGTGGACCTGTGCGTGCTGGCCGGCCTGCCGCCGGTCGGGGTGCTGGCCGAGGTGGTCGAGGACGCCGGTCCGGTCACCCGCCTGCCCGGCCTGCGGGCGCTGGCCGACACCCACGGGCTGCCGCTGATCAGCATCGAGGACCTGGTCGCCTATCGCGAGCGGCACCCGGGCGCGGTGCCCGAGGGCCCGGCCGGCACGCCGCCGCGGGTCCGCCGGGTGGCCACCAGCCTGCTGCCGACCGATCACGGCGACTTCCGGGCGCTGGCCTATCGCGACATGCTGACCGGCCACGAGCACGTGGCGCTGGTCGCGGGGGAGCCCGCCGCCGCCGGGGCGCTGGTGCGGGTGCACTCGGAATGCCTGACCGGCGACGCGTTCGGCTCCCGGCGCTGCGACTGCGGCCCCCAGCTCGACGCGGCGATGGACCGGGTGGCGGCCGAGGGCGGCGTGGTGATCTACCTGCGCGGCCACGAGGGCCGGGGCATCGGCCTGCTGGCCAAGCTCACCGCCTACCAGTTGCAGGACTCCGGCCTGGACACCGTCGCGGCCAACACCGCGCAGGGCCTGCCCGCCGATGCCCGCGAGTACGGCGCCGCCGCAGCCGTTCTCGACGACCTCGGCCTGGACTCGATCCGCCTGCTGACCAACAACCCGGCCAAGCTCACCGGACTGGCCGAGCACGGCGTCACGGTGACCGAGCGGATCGGCCTCCAGGTCGGCGTGAACCGGCACAACCAGGCCTACCTGACCAGCAAGCGGGACCTCATGGGGCACCAGCTCGACGACCTGAACAACGACACAGCAGGAGGACGACGATGA
- a CDS encoding riboflavin synthase: MFTGIVEELGQIVELVPGADSARVTVRGPVVTSDAVPGASIAVNGVCLTVVELAGDTFTADVMAETLERSSLRTAGPGSPVNLERPLKADGRFGGHVVQGHVDGTGAVTERVPGDRWELVRIAVPAALSRYVVAKGSITVDGVSLTVADLTDLPAASGGGSVVTVSLIPETLARTTLGRRAVGEPVNLEVDVLAKYVERLNTAPVPTITEETVATR; this comes from the coding sequence ATGTTCACCGGGATCGTTGAAGAGCTGGGCCAGATCGTCGAACTCGTGCCCGGGGCGGACTCCGCCCGGGTCACCGTGCGCGGCCCGGTGGTCACCTCCGACGCCGTTCCCGGCGCGTCCATCGCGGTCAACGGGGTCTGTCTCACCGTGGTCGAGCTCGCCGGTGACACCTTCACCGCCGACGTGATGGCCGAGACCCTCGAGCGGTCCTCGCTGCGCACCGCCGGGCCCGGCTCGCCGGTCAACCTGGAGCGCCCGCTGAAGGCGGACGGCCGCTTCGGCGGCCATGTCGTGCAGGGCCACGTCGACGGCACCGGCGCCGTCACGGAACGGGTGCCGGGCGACCGCTGGGAACTGGTCCGGATCGCCGTCCCGGCCGCCCTGTCCCGCTACGTGGTGGCCAAGGGCTCCATCACCGTGGACGGCGTCTCGCTGACCGTGGCCGATCTCACCGACCTCCCGGCCGCCTCCGGCGGCGGAAGTGTCGTCACCGTGTCGCTGATCCCGGAGACTCTGGCGCGCACCACCCTCGGGCGCCGGGCCGTCGGTGAGCCGGTCAACCTCGAGGTGGACGTGCTGGCGAAGTACGTGGAGCGACTGAACACCGCTCCCGTCCCCACGATCACGGAAGAGACGGTGGCGACACGATGA
- the rpe gene encoding ribulose-phosphate 3-epimerase — protein MGIQISPSILNSDFSRIGSELERIADADWAHVDVMDNHFVPNLTLGLPVVESILRVSPVPVDCHLMIEDPDRWAPAFAEAGAKSVTFHAEAAGAPLRLARELRRAGARAGLAVKPTTAIEPYLELLPEIDMLLIMTVEPGFGGQPFLESMLPKIRRTRQAVKDSGLDVWIQVDGGVSAATIERCAEAGADVFVAGSAVYGADDAAARISELRTLAQKAC, from the coding sequence GTGGGCATCCAGATCTCTCCCAGCATCCTGAACTCCGACTTCTCCCGGATCGGCAGCGAACTCGAGCGCATCGCCGACGCCGACTGGGCGCACGTCGACGTGATGGACAACCATTTCGTCCCGAACCTGACGCTCGGCCTGCCGGTGGTCGAGTCGATCCTCAGGGTCTCGCCGGTCCCGGTGGACTGCCACCTGATGATCGAGGACCCGGACCGCTGGGCCCCGGCCTTCGCCGAGGCCGGCGCCAAGAGCGTCACCTTCCACGCCGAGGCCGCCGGCGCCCCGCTCCGGCTGGCCCGTGAGCTGCGCCGGGCCGGTGCCCGGGCGGGCCTGGCGGTCAAGCCCACCACGGCGATCGAGCCCTACCTCGAGCTGCTGCCCGAGATCGACATGCTGCTGATCATGACGGTCGAGCCGGGCTTCGGCGGTCAGCCGTTCCTGGAGTCGATGCTGCCGAAGATCCGCCGCACCCGGCAGGCCGTGAAGGATTCCGGGCTGGACGTCTGGATCCAGGTCGACGGCGGCGTGTCCGCGGCCACGATCGAGCGGTGCGCCGAGGCCGGCGCCGACGTGTTCGTGGCCGGCTCTGCCGTGTACGGCGCCGACGACGCCGCGGCGCGCATTTCCGAGCTGCGGACGCTGGCGCAGAAGGCCTGCTGA
- a CDS encoding PPOX class F420-dependent oxidoreductase: protein MTTSRPETGHDELTPQILAYLAGQTLGRLATVDPRGAPQNSPVGFTHNAELGTVDIRGWNLGDSRKFRNVEKNPAVSLVIDDIASRDPWRVRMVEIRGTAEALRGVPADGGRSGELIRIHPHRIISFGLDGEAPPD from the coding sequence ATGACCACATCCCGGCCGGAGACCGGCCACGACGAGCTGACCCCGCAGATCCTGGCCTATCTGGCCGGCCAGACCCTGGGCCGGCTGGCGACCGTGGACCCCCGGGGCGCCCCGCAGAACAGCCCGGTCGGCTTCACGCACAACGCCGAGCTGGGCACCGTCGACATCCGCGGCTGGAACCTCGGCGACTCCCGCAAGTTCCGCAACGTCGAGAAGAACCCGGCGGTCTCGCTGGTGATCGACGACATCGCCTCGCGCGACCCCTGGCGGGTGCGGATGGTGGAGATCCGCGGCACGGCCGAGGCCCTGCGCGGCGTGCCCGCCGACGGCGGCAGGTCGGGCGAGCTGATCCGGATCCACCCGCACCGGATCATCAGCTTCGGCCTGGACGGCGAGGCCCCGCCGGACTGA